A single window of Macaca mulatta isolate MMU2019108-1 chromosome 9, T2T-MMU8v2.0, whole genome shotgun sequence DNA harbors:
- the LOC705417 gene encoding LOW QUALITY PROTEIN: butyrophilin subfamily 2 member A2-like (The sequence of the model RefSeq protein was modified relative to this genomic sequence to represent the inferred CDS: inserted 4 bases in 2 codons): protein MDTAAAPHFSLPGSLLLLLLSLCALVSAQLTVVGPASPILAMVGENTTLHCHLSPEKNAEDMXRWFRSQFSAAVFVYKGGRERTEEQMEEYRGRITFVNKGISRGSVALVVHNVTAQENDIYRCHFQEGWSYDKAILRLVVAGLGSKPLIEIKAQEDGSIWLQCISGGWYPEPLTAWRDLYSEIVPTLKEVSIADADGFFVVTTAVIIRDKSVRNVFCSIENTLLSQEKETVVFIPESFMPSTSPWMVALAVILTTTPWMVSLAVILAVFLIFMAVSICCIKKLQREKKILSGEKEVEQEEKEIAQQLQEELRWRTFLHAADVVLDPDTTHPELFLSEDQRSVRQGPYRXRVPDNPERFDSQPCVLGWESFASGKHDWEVEVENVMVWTVGVCGDGVERKGEVLLIPQNGFWTLEVFGNQYWALSSPDRILPLKESLCWVPIFLDYEAGDVSFYNMRDRSHIYTCPRSAFSVPVRPFFRIGSGDSPIFICPVLTGASGVTVPDEGLTLHRVGTQQSL, encoded by the exons ATGGACACGGCTGCTGCTCCGCACTTCTCCCTGCCaggctccctcctcctcctcctgctcagcCTGTGTGCACTGGTCTCAGCCCAGCTTACTGTCGTGGGACCAGCTAGTCCCATCCTGGCCATGGTGGGAGAAAACACTACATTACATTGCCATCTGTCACCCGAGAAAAATGCTGAGGACAT GAGGTGGTTCCGGTCTCAGTTCTCCGCTGCAGTGTTTGTGTAtaagggtgggagagagagaacagaggagCAGATGGAGGAGTACCGAGGAAGAATCACCTTTGTGAACAAAGGCATCAGCAGGGGCAGCGTGGCCCTGGTCGTACACAATGTCACAGCCCAGGAGAATGACATCTACCGCTGTCACTTCCAAGAAGGCTGGTCCTATGACAAGGCCATCCTGCGCCTCGTGGTGGCAGGCCTTGGCTCTAAGCCCCTCATTGAAATCAAGGCCCAAGAGGATGGGAGCATTTGGCTGCAGTGCATATCTGGAGGGTGGTACCCAGAGCCCCTCACAGCGTGGAGGGACCTCTACAGTGAGATCGTGCCCACCCTGAAGGAGGTTTCCATTGCTGATGCAGACGGCTTCTTCGTGGTCACCACAGCTGTGATCATCAGAGACAAGTCTGTGAGGAATGTATTCTGCTCTATCGAAAACACCCTGCTCAGCCAGGAGAAGGAAACTGTCGTTTTTATTCCAGAATCCTTTATGCCCAGCACATCTCCGTGGATGGTGGCCCTTGCTGTCATCCTGACCACAACTCCCTGGATGGTGTCCCTGGCTGTCATCCTGGctgttttcctcatcttcatggctGTGAGCATCTGTTGCATCAAGAAacttcaaagggaaaaaaagattctGTCAGGGGAAAAGGAAGTTgaacaagaggaaaaagaaattgcACAGCAACTTCAAGAAGAATTGCGATGGAGAACATTCTTACATGC TGCTGATGTGGTCCTGGATCCAGACACCACTCATCCCGAGCTCTTCCTGTCAGAGGACCAGAGAAGTGTGAGACAGGGCCCCTACAG CAGAGTGCCTGACAACCCAGAGAGGTTCGACAGTCAGCCTTGTGTCCTGGGATGGGAGAGCTTCGCCTCAGGGAAACAtgactgggaggtggaggtggaaaaTGTGATGGTGTGGACTGTGGGGGTCTGTGGAGACGGTGTTGAGAGGAAAGGGGAGGTCCTGCTGATTCCTCAGAATGGCTTCTGGACCCTGGAGGTGTTTGGAAACCAATACTGGGCCCTGTCCTCCCCTGATAGGATTCTCCCTTTGAAGGAGTCCCTTTGCTGGGTGCCCATCTTCCTGGACTACGAAGCTGGAGATGTCTCCTTCTACAACATGAGGGACAGATCGCACATCTACACATGTCCCCGTTCAGCATTTTCCGTGCCTGTGAGGCCCTTCTTCAGGATAGGGTCTGGTGACAGCCCCATCTTCATCTGCCCTGTACTCACAGGAGCCAGTGGGGTCACGGTGCCTGACGAGGGCCTGACACTTCACAGAGTGGGGACCCAGCAGAGCCTGTAG